AACTACAGGTGCCGCATGGCTTTGTTTCTATAAGGCATTACAAATTGGCCCCGCTAGCGTCATTGTACCTATCGATAAATTAAGCATATTAGTTAGTATTTTTTTCTCTTACTTTGTATTTAAAGAAAGATTATCTCTAAAAGCAAGTATAGGTCTTTTCCTAATTGTATTTGGTACTTTTTTAATGATACAACAACATTAAAAATCATTTCATCGTATAATTCGCCTCATTAGAGATATACAACTATACAATCACAATACGATATTATATATATTTTATCTCTTATCAATGGAACAATACATCGTTTTTGTAAATTTATCGTTGACAATTTTCTAAAAATATATTACACTAATAGACGACAAAGACGTCCTATTCATTCGAATAGGACGTTTTTTATTTTATAAAGTAAGAAGGGATATTTATGGTAGAGCTTATCCGATATACAGAGAAAGTCAACGATTTATTAAAGCGCTACGGCGT
The window above is part of the Megamonas hypermegale genome. Proteins encoded here:
- a CDS encoding EamA family transporter translates to MVFFTHKQKMLSKIMPKELLFICLSGVTTGAAWLCFYKALQIGPASVIVPIDKLSILVSIFFSYFVFKERLSLKASIGLFLIVFGTFLMIQQH